The proteins below come from a single Anguilla rostrata isolate EN2019 chromosome 3, ASM1855537v3, whole genome shotgun sequence genomic window:
- the LOC135250490 gene encoding C-X-C chemokine receptor type 1-like: MNGLTELNLSLLEGDYSELYDLLNVSDYVKNQTFVLDRGTVTCEGAGWSRMVDTGVCAFYVLVFLLAIPGNCIVGLVISSGKRPLLPFELFLIHLAAADGLLALTLPFWAAAAVMGWVFGDSMCKLVSLVQEATFYSSILFLACISADRYQVIVHAVEARNERRQGRCWAACAAVWALGGALSLPTLFNNSFQPHGSERAVCTEYYDPGSAEWWRLATRVLRHFLGFLLPLAFMLACYGLTVAHLLHTKGSQKQRATRMIAAVLAAFLVCWAPYHLSLMADTLLRAGLVPYQCAARTSVYVALFSSQCVGLLHCCVNPFLYAFVGQKFRRNLRRLLERWRVLERARPPQSGQPASQSSENTSTFL; the protein is encoded by the exons ATGAATG GCCTGACAGAactaaatctctctctccttgagGGGGACTACTCTGAGTTGTATGATTTATTAAATGTCTCAGACTACGTTAAGAACCAGACCTTCGTGCTGGATCGCGGGACTGTGACCTGCGAAGGGGCGGGCTGGTCCCGGATGGTGGACACCGGCGTGTGCGCGTTCTACGTGCTTGTCTTCCTGCTCGCCATCCCCGGTAACTGCATCGTGGGGCTGGTCATCAGCTCCGGAAAGCGGCCCCTCTTGCCCTTCGAGCTCTTCCTGATCCACCTGGCGGCGGCCGACGGCCTGCTGGCCCTGACCCTGCCCTTCTGGGCCGCGGCGGCCGTGATGGGCTGGGTGTTCGGCGACTCCATGTGCAAGCTGGTCAGCCTGGTCCAGGAGGCCACCTTCTACAGCAGCATCCTGTTCCTGGCCTGCATCAGCGCGGACCGCTACCAGGTCATCGTGCACGCGGTGGAGGCCAGGAACGAACGCCGGCAGGGCCGCTGCTGGGCCGCGTGCGCCGCCGTCTGGGCCCTGGGGGGCGCCCTCTCGCTCCCCACCCTCTTCAACAACTCCTTCCAGCCCCACGGCTCGGAGCGGGCGGTGTGCACAGAGTACTACGACCCCGGCAGCGCTGAGTGGTGGCGCCTGGCCACGCGCGTGCTGAGGCACTTCCTGGGCTTCCTGCTGCCGCTGGCCTTCATGCTGGCCTGCTACGGCCTGACGGTGGCCCACCTGCTCCACACGAAGGGCTCCCAGAAGCAGAGGGCCACGCGGATGATCGCGGCGGTGCTGGCCGCCTTCCTGGTCTGCTGGGCCCCGTACCACCTGTCGCTGATGGCCGACACGCTGCTGCGGGCGGGGCTCGTGCCCTACCAGTGCGCGGCTCGGACCTCCGTGTACGTGGCCCTGTTCTCCTCGCAGTGCGTCGGGCTCCTGCACTGCTGCGTCAACCCCTTCCTCTACGCCTTCGTCGGGCAGAAGTTCCGGAGGAACCTGCGGCGTCTGCTCGAGAGATGGCGGGTCCTGGAGCGTGCCAGGCCGCCCCAGAGTGGCCAGCCTGCCTCTCAGTCATCAGAAAACACCTCTACCTTCTTGTGA
- the LOC135250491 gene encoding melanophilin-like isoform X3 → MLSATPVPNKLDLSRLTDDEAKHVWDVIQRDFDLRKKEEDRLGDLKTKIEKEDTKRELLGTQTSLTDSHCIRCLQPFKFLVNSKRQCLDCQLYTCKACSRYNKKDRGWVCDSCRMARVLKIGTLEWYHENVRSRFKRFGSAKVMRSLYKRLNGERGSQPDLSGIYDSHEEDGLDWPRCKPGHKSKRRLTVNPPDFDLDNEYSSHSPPPPFQTTEQEGWKGKDLEFTTNRRKSLEKSTRSDEGGYQPHRMKRTRSLSKIGNSNGPQHLLRNEVDTSDEESCGRAPYQPGPLRRHSRAALQEGVGQTAPPITELNRRMSAIEGLLNHLEQKMPVPPRQLEPLTVVQLEEENLRMKLGELKNINENGVSSEDEEARRPPVLREVRRRSSVAPVSHLPFERLLNASSDEIPSDEQKRSMAAALCDITAEFLRTINATEKAMAQFIPPKSNALCPLTGTDATQADEAYRNLEENVYMTAGKSYDLEKNLQDLEETAKSRYCGNTDSELSELEDKVAKAAVKVQTAESEVSEIENKIAALRAGMSVEKSKRKASVTAQRRRLSLDFPIKTSNDSGFGKTPSAV, encoded by the exons ATGTTATCCGCCACTCCCGTCCCCAATAAGCTAGATCTGTCCAGGCTGACTGATGACGAAGCAAAGCACGTGTGGGATGTCATCCAGAGGGATTTTGATCTCAGGAAGAAAGAGGAGGATAGACTTGG GGACCTGAAGACAAAAATCGAGAAAGAGGACACCAAACGCGAGCTTTTGGGCACGCAGACCAGCCTGACGGATTCCCACTGCATCCGCTGCCTGCAGCCTTTTAAATTCCTGGTCAATAGCAAGCGCCAGTGTCTGGACTGTCAGCTGTACACCTGCAAGGCCTGCAGCCGCTACAACAAGAAGGATCGCGGCTGGGTGTGTGACTCCTGCCGCATGGCCAG AGTTCTGAAAATTGGCACCTTGGAATGGTACCACGAAAATGTGCGCTCCCGTTTCAAGCGCTTCGGAAGTGCCAAGGTGATGCGGTCCCTGTACAAGAGACTGAACGGAGAACGCGGCTCCCAGCCAGATCTCTCAG GTATCTATGATAGCCATGAAGAAGATGGCTTGGATTGGCCGAGATGCAAACCG GGTCATAAATCCAAGCGTCGGCTTACGGTCAACCCACCCGATTTCGATCTGGACAACGAATactcctctcactctcctcctccccccttccag ACTACAGAACAGGAAGGCTGGAAGGGGAAAGATCTGGAGTTTACCACAAACCGGCGGAAGAGCTTGGAAAAGTCCACGCGCTCTG ATGAAGGGGGGTATCAGCCGCACAGGATGAAACGCACGCGCTCCCTGTCCAAGATCGGCAATTCCAACGGCCCCCAGCACCTCCTCCGCAACGAGGTGGACACCTCGGACGAGGAGAGCTGCGGCCGCGCTCCCTACCAGCCGGGGCCCCTGCGCCGCCACAGCCGGGCCGCCCTGCAGGAGGGCGTGGGGCAGACCGCTCCCCCG ATCACAGAACTGAACAGGCGCATGTCAGCCATCGAGGGTCTCCTGAACCATCTGGAGCAGAAAATGCCTGTGCCCCCTCGACAG CTGGAGCCCCTGACGGTGgttcagctggaggaggagaacctGCGGATGAAGCTCGGGGAGCTGAAGAACATCAACGAGAATGGCGTATCCTCAGAGGACGAGGAGGCCAGGAGGCcccctgtgctgagggaggTCCGGAGAAGGAGCAGCGTGGCTCCTGTGAGCCATTTGCCCTTCGAGCGACTGCTGAATGCCTCCAGTGACGAGATTCCCTCTGACGAACAGAAG AGATCCATGGCAGCAgccctgtgtgacatcacagctgagtTTCTGAGAACCATAAATGCAACCGAAAAGGCGATGGCACAGTTCATTCCTCCTAAGTCTAACGCCCTGTGCCCTTTAACGGGGACGGACGCCACGCAAGCCGATGAGGCTTACAGGAATCTTGAGGAAAAT GTCTACATGACAGCAGGTAAATCCTATGACCTGGAGAAGAATTTGCAAGACCTGGAAGAGACCGCCAAGAGTCGCTATTGTGGTAACACTGACTCTGAGCTGTCAGAGCTGGAGGATAAGGTGGCGAAGGCCGCTGTTAAGGTGCAGACCGCAGAGAGTGAG GTCTCTGAAATAGAAAACAAGATCGCTGCATTGCGAGCGGGAATGTCTGTGGAGAAGTCTAAGAGAAAG GCATCAGTCACAGCCCAAAGGAGAAGACTGTCCCTCGACTTTCCTATAA AAACTAGCAATGATTCTGGATTTGGCAAGACGCCCTCAGCAGTGTGA
- the LOC135250491 gene encoding rab effector MyRIP-like isoform X2 has product MLSATPVPNKLDLSRLTDDEAKHVWDVIQRDFDLRKKEEDRLGDLKTKIEKEDTKRELLGTQTSLTDSHCIRCLQPFKFLVNSKRQCLDCQLYTCKACSRYNKKDRGWVCDSCRMARVLKIGTLEWYHENVRSRFKRFGSAKVMRSLYKRLNGERGSQPDLSGIYDSHEEDGLDWPRCKPGHKSKRRLTVNPPDFDLDNEYSSHSPPPPFQQTTEQEGWKGKDLEFTTNRRKSLEKSTRSDEGGYQPHRMKRTRSLSKIGNSNGPQHLLRNEVDTSDEESCGRAPYQPGPLRRHSRAALQEGVGQTAPPITELNRRMSAIEGLLNHLEQKMPVPPRQLEPLTVVQLEEENLRMKLGELKNINENGVSSEDEEARRPPVLREVRRRSSVAPVSHLPFERLLNASSDEIPSDEQKRSMAAALCDITAEFLRTINATEKAMAQFIPPKSNALCPLTGTDATQADEAYRNLEENVYMTAGKSYDLEKNLQDLEETAKSRYCGNTDSELSELEDKVAKAAVKVQTAESEVSEIENKIAALRAGMSVEKSKRKASVTAQRRRLSLDFPIKTSNDSGFGKTPSAV; this is encoded by the exons ATGTTATCCGCCACTCCCGTCCCCAATAAGCTAGATCTGTCCAGGCTGACTGATGACGAAGCAAAGCACGTGTGGGATGTCATCCAGAGGGATTTTGATCTCAGGAAGAAAGAGGAGGATAGACTTGG GGACCTGAAGACAAAAATCGAGAAAGAGGACACCAAACGCGAGCTTTTGGGCACGCAGACCAGCCTGACGGATTCCCACTGCATCCGCTGCCTGCAGCCTTTTAAATTCCTGGTCAATAGCAAGCGCCAGTGTCTGGACTGTCAGCTGTACACCTGCAAGGCCTGCAGCCGCTACAACAAGAAGGATCGCGGCTGGGTGTGTGACTCCTGCCGCATGGCCAG AGTTCTGAAAATTGGCACCTTGGAATGGTACCACGAAAATGTGCGCTCCCGTTTCAAGCGCTTCGGAAGTGCCAAGGTGATGCGGTCCCTGTACAAGAGACTGAACGGAGAACGCGGCTCCCAGCCAGATCTCTCAG GTATCTATGATAGCCATGAAGAAGATGGCTTGGATTGGCCGAGATGCAAACCG GGTCATAAATCCAAGCGTCGGCTTACGGTCAACCCACCCGATTTCGATCTGGACAACGAATactcctctcactctcctcctccccccttccag CAGACTACAGAACAGGAAGGCTGGAAGGGGAAAGATCTGGAGTTTACCACAAACCGGCGGAAGAGCTTGGAAAAGTCCACGCGCTCTG ATGAAGGGGGGTATCAGCCGCACAGGATGAAACGCACGCGCTCCCTGTCCAAGATCGGCAATTCCAACGGCCCCCAGCACCTCCTCCGCAACGAGGTGGACACCTCGGACGAGGAGAGCTGCGGCCGCGCTCCCTACCAGCCGGGGCCCCTGCGCCGCCACAGCCGGGCCGCCCTGCAGGAGGGCGTGGGGCAGACCGCTCCCCCG ATCACAGAACTGAACAGGCGCATGTCAGCCATCGAGGGTCTCCTGAACCATCTGGAGCAGAAAATGCCTGTGCCCCCTCGACAG CTGGAGCCCCTGACGGTGgttcagctggaggaggagaacctGCGGATGAAGCTCGGGGAGCTGAAGAACATCAACGAGAATGGCGTATCCTCAGAGGACGAGGAGGCCAGGAGGCcccctgtgctgagggaggTCCGGAGAAGGAGCAGCGTGGCTCCTGTGAGCCATTTGCCCTTCGAGCGACTGCTGAATGCCTCCAGTGACGAGATTCCCTCTGACGAACAGAAG AGATCCATGGCAGCAgccctgtgtgacatcacagctgagtTTCTGAGAACCATAAATGCAACCGAAAAGGCGATGGCACAGTTCATTCCTCCTAAGTCTAACGCCCTGTGCCCTTTAACGGGGACGGACGCCACGCAAGCCGATGAGGCTTACAGGAATCTTGAGGAAAAT GTCTACATGACAGCAGGTAAATCCTATGACCTGGAGAAGAATTTGCAAGACCTGGAAGAGACCGCCAAGAGTCGCTATTGTGGTAACACTGACTCTGAGCTGTCAGAGCTGGAGGATAAGGTGGCGAAGGCCGCTGTTAAGGTGCAGACCGCAGAGAGTGAG GTCTCTGAAATAGAAAACAAGATCGCTGCATTGCGAGCGGGAATGTCTGTGGAGAAGTCTAAGAGAAAG GCATCAGTCACAGCCCAAAGGAGAAGACTGTCCCTCGACTTTCCTATAA AAACTAGCAATGATTCTGGATTTGGCAAGACGCCCTCAGCAGTGTGA
- the LOC135250491 gene encoding melanophilin-like isoform X1: protein MLSATPVPNKLDLSRLTDDEAKHVWDVIQRDFDLRKKEEDRLGDLKTKIEKEDTKRELLGTQTSLTDSHCIRCLQPFKFLVNSKRQCLDCQLYTCKACSRYNKKDRGWVCDSCRMARVLKIGTLEWYHENVRSRFKRFGSAKVMRSLYKRLNGERGSQPDLSGIYDSHEEDGLDWPRCKPGHKSKRRLTVNPPDFDLDNEYSSHSPPPPFQAAVFQQTTEQEGWKGKDLEFTTNRRKSLEKSTRSDEGGYQPHRMKRTRSLSKIGNSNGPQHLLRNEVDTSDEESCGRAPYQPGPLRRHSRAALQEGVGQTAPPITELNRRMSAIEGLLNHLEQKMPVPPRQLEPLTVVQLEEENLRMKLGELKNINENGVSSEDEEARRPPVLREVRRRSSVAPVSHLPFERLLNASSDEIPSDEQKRSMAAALCDITAEFLRTINATEKAMAQFIPPKSNALCPLTGTDATQADEAYRNLEENVYMTAGKSYDLEKNLQDLEETAKSRYCGNTDSELSELEDKVAKAAVKVQTAESEVSEIENKIAALRAGMSVEKSKRKASVTAQRRRLSLDFPIKTSNDSGFGKTPSAV from the exons ATGTTATCCGCCACTCCCGTCCCCAATAAGCTAGATCTGTCCAGGCTGACTGATGACGAAGCAAAGCACGTGTGGGATGTCATCCAGAGGGATTTTGATCTCAGGAAGAAAGAGGAGGATAGACTTGG GGACCTGAAGACAAAAATCGAGAAAGAGGACACCAAACGCGAGCTTTTGGGCACGCAGACCAGCCTGACGGATTCCCACTGCATCCGCTGCCTGCAGCCTTTTAAATTCCTGGTCAATAGCAAGCGCCAGTGTCTGGACTGTCAGCTGTACACCTGCAAGGCCTGCAGCCGCTACAACAAGAAGGATCGCGGCTGGGTGTGTGACTCCTGCCGCATGGCCAG AGTTCTGAAAATTGGCACCTTGGAATGGTACCACGAAAATGTGCGCTCCCGTTTCAAGCGCTTCGGAAGTGCCAAGGTGATGCGGTCCCTGTACAAGAGACTGAACGGAGAACGCGGCTCCCAGCCAGATCTCTCAG GTATCTATGATAGCCATGAAGAAGATGGCTTGGATTGGCCGAGATGCAAACCG GGTCATAAATCCAAGCGTCGGCTTACGGTCAACCCACCCGATTTCGATCTGGACAACGAATactcctctcactctcctcctccccccttccagG ctgctgtcTTTCAGCAGACTACAGAACAGGAAGGCTGGAAGGGGAAAGATCTGGAGTTTACCACAAACCGGCGGAAGAGCTTGGAAAAGTCCACGCGCTCTG ATGAAGGGGGGTATCAGCCGCACAGGATGAAACGCACGCGCTCCCTGTCCAAGATCGGCAATTCCAACGGCCCCCAGCACCTCCTCCGCAACGAGGTGGACACCTCGGACGAGGAGAGCTGCGGCCGCGCTCCCTACCAGCCGGGGCCCCTGCGCCGCCACAGCCGGGCCGCCCTGCAGGAGGGCGTGGGGCAGACCGCTCCCCCG ATCACAGAACTGAACAGGCGCATGTCAGCCATCGAGGGTCTCCTGAACCATCTGGAGCAGAAAATGCCTGTGCCCCCTCGACAG CTGGAGCCCCTGACGGTGgttcagctggaggaggagaacctGCGGATGAAGCTCGGGGAGCTGAAGAACATCAACGAGAATGGCGTATCCTCAGAGGACGAGGAGGCCAGGAGGCcccctgtgctgagggaggTCCGGAGAAGGAGCAGCGTGGCTCCTGTGAGCCATTTGCCCTTCGAGCGACTGCTGAATGCCTCCAGTGACGAGATTCCCTCTGACGAACAGAAG AGATCCATGGCAGCAgccctgtgtgacatcacagctgagtTTCTGAGAACCATAAATGCAACCGAAAAGGCGATGGCACAGTTCATTCCTCCTAAGTCTAACGCCCTGTGCCCTTTAACGGGGACGGACGCCACGCAAGCCGATGAGGCTTACAGGAATCTTGAGGAAAAT GTCTACATGACAGCAGGTAAATCCTATGACCTGGAGAAGAATTTGCAAGACCTGGAAGAGACCGCCAAGAGTCGCTATTGTGGTAACACTGACTCTGAGCTGTCAGAGCTGGAGGATAAGGTGGCGAAGGCCGCTGTTAAGGTGCAGACCGCAGAGAGTGAG GTCTCTGAAATAGAAAACAAGATCGCTGCATTGCGAGCGGGAATGTCTGTGGAGAAGTCTAAGAGAAAG GCATCAGTCACAGCCCAAAGGAGAAGACTGTCCCTCGACTTTCCTATAA AAACTAGCAATGATTCTGGATTTGGCAAGACGCCCTCAGCAGTGTGA
- the LOC135252026 gene encoding SPEG neighbor protein-like, producing MSKAKVAPPPPGCLLDINDPKVQEAAIRIQASYRGHRSRKELREKGPPKVLQELKDVVLLEGSAAKLECRVSAFPDPFIVWSKDGKQLKDGPKYRYVFEDPDVVALVVRDGVLADLGKYTVTIKNTFGETSDSACIKVEVPAKITKGPETVKAKKGSTVTLRADISGEPPPDVGWMKDGQDIEEDDRVFYDIGDTNTTLTIKKAQPSDAGKYEIFVENNLGVDQSFARVDVQ from the exons ATGTCCAAAGCCAAGgtcgcacctcctcctcctggatgCCTTCTTGATATCAATGATCCGAAGGTTCAAGAGGCAGCGATTCGCATCCAGGCATCGTACAGAGGACACCG gtcACGGAAGGAGCTGAGGGAGAAGGGTCCCCCCAAGGTTctgcaggagctgaaggatGTGGTGCTGCTGGAGGGCAGCGCTGCAAAGCTGGAGTGTCGGGTCAGCGCCTTCCCCGACCCCTTCATCGTCTGGTCCAAGGACGGCAAGCAGCTGAAGGACGGGCCAAAGTACCGATACGTTTTTGAGGACCCAGACGTGGTGGCCCTGGTGGTGCGGGACGGGGTGCTCGCAGATCTGGGGAAATACACCGTTACCATCAAAAACACTTTTGGGGAGACCTCAGACTCAGCCTGCATCAAAGTGGAGG TTCCTGCCAAAATTACAAAAGGGCCAGAAACTGTGAAGGCGAAGAAAGGATCGACTGTGACTCTGCGGGCTGATATCAGCGGGGAGCCACCTCCTGATGTGGGCTGGATGAAGGATGGGCAGGATATCGAGGAGGATGACAG agtatTTTACGACATAGGGGACACGAACACAACCCTGACAATCAAAAAGGCACAGCCATCGGATGCGGGGAAATACGAGATCTTTGTAGAGAACAATCTCGGAGTAGACCAGTCGTTTGCCCGTGTGGAC